The genomic region TATTTATTAGCATCCcacattgaagaaaaaaaacattaaagctttcgagaataaagtggtaatattTTCAAGCAAAGTCTCAGATGTTCAGCTGCGACCGACGACAGGAAATGAGTCAATTCAGCCAAATTTCAGCCGAATTTCGAGcacagaaatgttgaaatcatacagaaaactaACTTATAGAACAGTCAAGTGGACAAATTGAGTTGCTTTTATCATTGGTAGTATTTTAGCCTCCCCTGACCACACTGGTCGCTGGTGTAGTTTCAGGCGTGGATGGGTAAATCATAACACAATGAAGATattcactgaatttcaaagtaaaaatgcttgttttgaACTTCACAATAATAGCACATTTATTATGCAATATAAATCtgttaatatcaaaaacagagaaaacagagaaatctTAAACCAAGTGAATaatgtggacaactgtaattaaaacaccaaacgtGTATTATTAATTACATGTCaagttattattaaatgtaacacatttaatgtcttattactattgtaaaaatgatgttgttgaatacgggccacacggtgatgtggtggttagcactctcgccttgcagcgagaagacccgggttcgagccccggttggaactttctgcatggagtttgcatgttctccccgtgtgtgcgtgggttctctccgggttctccggcttcctcccacagtccaaaaacatgcaatgtggggattaggtgaattggacactcactttaaattgaccgtaggagtgagtgtgagagtgaatggttgtttgtctctagctgtgtgtggccctgcgatggactggccaactgtccagggtgtaccccgcctatcgccccatgtagctgagattggcacagcaccccccgcgaccctctggtggaggataaagcggttagatgatgactgactgactgttgttgAATACAGGTGGACATGTTGCTGAACACAGGCcatgtatttttataatagtaataatgtcttattactattataaaaatgatgtcGCTGAACACAGGCCAcgtatttttataatagtaataatgtcttattactattataaaaatgatgtcGCTGAACACAGGCCAcgtatttttataatagtaataatgtcttattactattataaaaatgatgtcGCTGAACAACAcgtatttttataatagtaataacgtcttattactattataaagtATTCgctatttttataatagtaataacgtcttattactattataaaaatgatgtcGCTGAACACAGGCCAcgtatttttataatagtaatacgtcttattactattataaaaatgatgtcGCTGAACACAGGCCAcgtatttttataatagtaataacgtcttattactattataaaaatgatgtcGCTGAACACAGGCCAcgtatttttataatagtaataacgtcttattactattataaaaatagtaataagacattattactatttttataatagtaataatgtcttattactattataaaaatgatgtcGTTGAACACaggccatttatttttataatagtaataatgtcttattactattataaaaatagtaataagacattattactatttttataatagtaataatgtcttattactattataaaaatgatgtcGCTGAACACAGGCcatgtatttttataatagtaataatgtcttattactattataaaaatagtaataagacattattactatttttataatagtaataatgtcttattactattataaaaatgatgtcGCTGAACACAGGCCAcgtatttttataatagtaataatgtcttattactattataaaaatgatgtcGCTGAACACAGGCCAcgtatttttataatagtaataatgtcttattactattataaaaatgatgtcGCTGAACACAGGCcatgtatttttataatagtaataatgtcttattactattataaaaatagtaataagacattattactatttttataatagtaataacgtcttattactattataaaaatgatgCATGTATTCATTATAACAAGATATGAACTGGAGGTCAGTTGTTCACAGAGCGATGACTGACAAGGCCCAGCACGTGCGGTAGAAACTaaaagggggcggggcttccCCCGAGGGCGCCGTGTTTACAGTAAGCAGCCAAACACCGGCTCTGAAGCCTCGCGCCCCTCAAGCCCCGCCCACAGAGAGCGACTGCCCAGGAAGTTCTTCCGGAGTCCGACCGCGTTTCGTGAAGGAGAAGCAGGAGCCGAGACTCTCGGTCCATAAACCACATTCAGACCAGGTTCACTTCACCCGTGAGTCACAATGAACCGCAGCAGCACTTTGTTTACGGCAGTGAGCAGTTGGAGACGGTTTCCGGTCTCCTCCGCGTCCACGGTGAGTCTTTTTTCACTGACTCTGTGaaggacattttgtgtgtgtagactTTTTACTCATGTGTTCAATGATGACATAACAGACCACaccttcctcttcatcctcttcatcctcttcatcctccttcATTTACCTTTGACACGTCGAACCCGGGTTGCCAGGTATGCGTGACAAATCCCGCCCACAAAAATAGCCATGAAACAGAACTCGGAGGTGCTGCGGAACGTCTTCCTGACTGTGTCTGTCTTCAGCTCTGGAATAACCAACCTGAACCAGAGTCTGTTGAGTTCTTTAGTCAAGAGCCACTTTACTACACTTTACTACACTTTACtacactttactttacttttaattgtatctagtttattttgtttcttttcaaatgtactgGCTTATGTTTACATtcttacctgtgtgtgtgtgtgtgtgtgtgtatgtttataagacgtacaaataacaaaacaaacaaacaattgaaACGGATCAAAAGTTATGGAAAGGTCGTCTACGtaactctgacctctgacctctgagtcAGGACCTGTTGGGTTTTTAATCGTTTAATCTCCTGATAACGTCAGTATATAATGTGGGGAGATCTTTTATGTgttaacatatatattatagatattaaaacatgaaaagaatCAATGTAAACCCAATCAATGATTGATTCATCGATTGGCAGCTTGggttcattattgttttttaacagGTGATTCAAACATGATGTCGTTGAGTTATTCCATGAGATCAGCCGGAATCATAGCAGGGATTTTTCTAAGATTATTGTaagatttacattttacaataatgtgtgcttgtgtgttcaTGGGATTAGTAGTTGCTTCCTTTTAGATGTAACAACACCTATTTTAATTTGCGTGAACCATAAATAAAGTCTTAACCTCTGTGACAGAAGGTCGGAATTTGCTTCAGAGAATACAgcatataatattatataatattttctgCTGCGCTCTAATCTACAAAGACGATTCTGACCTGGCAACCCTGAAACCTTTTGTACTTCACTGTGTGGTCCAGCTTCAGTCTGAAGTGTCTTCGTGTCACATGTCGTCTCcagatgcagcgccgcctcatgTCCTCCAAGCCTGTCGCCGCCGCGCGGCTGCCCAAGAGAGTCAAGCTGACAGGTGGGAAACGCTACGCCTGGTGTGCCTGTGGACACAGTCAGAAGCAGGTAAGAGCGCCCCCCACAGGTGTCGGACTCACGGCACGGCACATTTCCCATTGTCTCTGTCGAGTTGACTTGAAGACCAGTTTGAAAGAGAAGTGGAGACTTGAATCTTTGTCTTGTGAACATTTGAGGTCATTTTTACTGTTTCCACGTCACAATGAAACTACAGGAGGTTGATATGTGTAGAGCTCCctcatgtatatacatacatacactacatatatatatatatacatacatatacatatatatatatatgaacccACTACAGAACTCACAAGAAGCACGAGATCAAGGCAGCTCATGGACAACTGAGCAGAGTATATggcttaaaggtacagtatgtgaaaTTCAGCCCAGTATTGTTGAACttacatgttgcagctgaacatCCATCACTATAtctcttccaagtgtgttggagaacctatgttAGCCTTCAGTTATCTTAACAAATATACAGTGGGTgtggaaagtattcagacccctttaaatgtttcactctttgtttcattgcagccattttctaaaatcaaaaaagttcatgttatttctcatgaATGTTCACTCAGCATCACATCttgatggaaagaaaacagaaaaagtgaaatatcacatggtcataagtattcagagcctttgctcagtattgagtagaagctccttctgagctagtacagccatgagtcttcttgagaatgatgcaacaagtgttCCACACCTGGATTTGAGGATCCTCTGCCAGTCTTCCTTGCAGATCTtgtccagttctgtcaggttggatggtgaacgttggtggacagacatgttctggtctctccagagatgctcaattggtttaggtcagggctctggctgggccagtcaagaatggtcacagagttgttctgaagccacgccttcattattttagctgtgtgcttagggtcattgtcttgttggaaggtgaaccttcggcccagtctgagatcctgagcactctggaagaggtttccttccaggatatctctgtacttggcctcattcatctttccttcaattgcaaccagtcttcctgtccctgcagctgaaacacacccccatagcatgatgctgccaccaccatgtttcactgttgggattgtattgtgcaggtgatgagcagtgcctggttttctccacacataccacttAGAATTAACACCAAacagttcaatcttggtctcatcggaccagagaatcttatttctcatagtctgggagtccttcatgtgtttgttggcaaactctctgcaggctttcatatgtcttgcactgaggagaggcttctgtggggccactctgccataaagccccgactggtggagggctgcagtgatagtggactttgtggaactttctcccatctcactactgcatctctggagctcagccacagtgatctttgggttcttcttcacctctctcaccaaggctcttctcccacgattgctcagtttagctggacggccaggtctaggaagagttctggtcgtcccaaacgtcttccatttaaggattatggaggccactgtgctcttaggaaccttgagtgctgcagaaattattTTGTGACCTTGGCCAGATCTGTGCCTGGCCACAATtgtgtctctgagctccttgggcagttccttcgacctcatgattctcatttgctctgacatgcaatgtgagctgtaaggtcttatatagatatatatatatatgtatatatatatatatatatatatatatatatatatatatatatgtatatagatatatattatatagacaggtgtgtgcctttcctaatcaagtccaatcagtttatttaaacacagctggactccaataaaggagcagaaccatctcaaggacaatcagaagaaatgaacagcatgtgagttaaatatgagtgtcacagcaaatgCTCTGAAtacttcataaataaatgaaactttcagttcatgtgattttaaatcaaaGAACGCATAATAATCGTCATATCGTGATTCAATCTCTGACAATAATCGTACGTAAGAAAGTCTAGAACGTGACTTTAAGCTTTAAtgatatttatgtatatgtgtgtgtaacttgcctcacacacacacacacacacacacacacacacacaccctgactCTGattctgggtgtgtgtgtgtgctcactgtGGTAACTGTTGACTTTGTCTTCTCTATGATTTAAAGGTGtagtgtgtcatttttaaacacagtcaGCTCCACACGTTCTCTagagaaaagtgaaaacattcatgttccattcaagaacatcatcgaTCAACATGTTTCAACGTCTTATGAACCAGGAGAAAATAATGGTTCATTGCAGCTCAGTTCTTGGTTTGATACATGAGCTAAAAATGATGTGATAACACACTCATATGCACTTtggccacaggttggttttatgatttgacaaaaatgactaatgactatgataaagtgtgtgtttgcagcagaCTAATAACTAATTAGTTATGTTgtaggcgtgtgtgtgtgtgtgtgtgtgtgcgcgcagatAAATCAATTCCATATACATTGTTTTAgttcttaaatttaaaaaaatgaagaacTTTACTTTTTTTGAGTTAAATAACTCTGAGAAAAATGTTCAAACCCAGTtaagcattcattttcacagatacaatttttattttattagtcatgtttgttccaaATGAATGActatattattgtcatgcaggaaagagatttgttttatttaaggagcatttttatttcactgacctctgacctctgacatgtgGCTTAAACCTATAATGGActgattgtttgtttcttaaagGGTTTGCCTCTAGAAAACATCTAATATGCTTtaatgctttgggggaaactccgatgacatcacagaaaaaatatccaCATATATATCGAGTATCGccattcagctaaaaaatatccacatatgacttttagtccatatcACCAAGGCCTGCACCAACATGTAAGAAGATTCAAAAGGTTCTGGGGGAGGTCATGGGGCGACAGTCATGGGGCACAGCGGGTCATGGGGCGACAGGCGGGGTTATTGGGCAACAGGCGGGGTCAGTTAGGTCATGGGGCTACAGGCGTTAGACAGTTGGGGCTCATGGGGCTATGGGGTCATGTTATTGGGCCACAGTGGGTCATGGGGCGACACAGGCGGGTCGGGGGGTCATGgggcgacaggcggggtcacaccctggacgaTCGCCAgtccacatttttttaaatcaaatttccGATGATGAGAAGTAGGCGAGTCAAACCCTGTTGGCGACAATAACAGAAGGTTCTTAAACTGTGGAAACAAGTGTGTTCTTTAGATGACCATGTGATTTTGTACATAATAatcccctctgtgtgtgtgtgtgtgtgtgtgtgtgtttctctgtgtgtgtgtgtgtgtttcagcctTTCTGTGACGGTGCTCACAGGACGCTGGCTCCCGACATCGCCCCTCTGCGCTTCACTCCAGACAAAGAGGGCGCGGTCATGCTGTGCGCctgtaaacaaaccaaaaacgcGCCGTACTGTGACGGCTCGCACTTCAAGGTCATCTTCCAGGATGTGGTGAAGTCGGTGAAAGGTGTCTTTAAATGAGCAGCGTGTACAAACCTCATTCATCTTgatttttacattcatttacacatgttgttatgttgttgtcAAAGTGtttcactgatttgtttttttgttttgcagaagtGATAATAACTATCAGTCAATGCCTGTGATTATAATGAACAGTAATCAATTGCTacctctttttgttgttgttgttgttgttgttgttgtctattCGTGTGGTCAGTAGGGGGCGGTCTAGTGTTATTAAGCAGCTGTTCAGTGGTGGTCGACCTTCTGACCTTGAATGACATAACAATAATCTATCATCATATTACAAGAACTCTACTTTCCAAATGTGGAGAAAATGTATCGCTCACAATAAAAATTTAGAATTAAGAGAACACAGAATAATGTACTTTGTGCTTGAGGAAGATCCTTCAAATGAAATCAGCGTTTCCACGGTGACGCATGAGGCCGGGTTTAGTTGTGgtggaaatgttttgtttcctctttttatcTCGTTTTGTTTCTGGAGCAGAACTTGAAAAACCTGAACACTGACGTTCATGTCGTGAAGCGCCGCTGCCTTCtaagattgtttgtttttccacttggCAACAAGTCTGACTCGAGCCGGGCttaggaggaggattttaaacactgagCTAAAGGATCAGTAAGCAACACCTGCACTAACACTGAGTAACTGAGTAAGAATCATGACGGCAGCTGACTTCATGCAAACTGAGCATCACTGTTCTCATTAAACATGATAGAGAGCAATGTTGTATGactttgatttgtgtgtgtgtgtgtgtgtgtattcatttcAAGGGACGCTTCCCCAAGAACagataaatgtgtcatgtgatcatcaaacgtcaaagtcacttctgtaaattataattaaagttatgagtgaaggaaaacaataaaaacagacgTAACATAATAAAGATTAAAACTTTTCAACAACTGATGGCAAATCAATTTAAATAGTACATTTATTAGCTAATTATATTTTagctaaataaatgtgtgtttttattgtttcctttGGCAatataacttcttttttttcttaaacttaattaacaaaagaacacagacaatcatcaaaacaacaaaaacccatGCAATAAAGAGTAATACATCACATGGGCGACCTTTCAATAAACTTCCCCCATCAATAtcgtttttttaattctttccTTTTGCAAATTAACcttcaaaaatgaaatgatctgCAATTCTAAATATTCTACACTTACGAGTCAAACCCTCCACAGCTAAAAACAACCAGCACGTTTATTTCACGTCGAATGTGACGCACGGTACAACAAACatgtataacaataatatgATCTAATATCACaggtgtttgtggtgttttcgTTCCTCCACTTGTTGAGTTTAAAGAAGTTTATTCTCACCAAGAACCAATGACGAGAAACAAAACTATTCACaaagtaacaaagaaatgaaccCGAGCTATTTCCACATGTGTCAGAGTTGTCTGTGCTGAACAGAAATGGTGGCCTTATCAATGTTAGGCCCCTCCCACTGGGCGTTTCACAAAAATGATAGTCTCTAATTAGCCACCTCAGACAGGTGGTCACTTTCCCGCCATGAGGCCTATTTATCAGCCCAGATAGTTACGCCTCTGTTTGGCCGAGAACAGCGAGGGAAACGTCAGCGTCTCTGgtgagtgcgtgcgtgcgtgtgtgtgcgtgtgtgtgtgtgcgtgagcgtgtgtgcgtgcgtgtgtgtgtgcgtgtgcagctgTGGGgaacacagtgtgtttgtgtcggaCGCAGAGAAACAGAACGGGACGGGAAATGTTTGAcatgtgcgcgcgcgcgcgcaaaCTGCCCTCACTCAGTGACGTCACAAGTTCAGTCACAAAATAGTCACTTCTAAATTCTAgctcatttttaaaagaaaaacgatCCAATGTTTTGTGCGTCATATTTCACAGAAACACGTTCTGTTAAAGGTTTGTTTACATTCTCATGACAGGATGTGAAGGAAGTACACTGCAGTATAAGTATAAGAGTAGTGCCCCCTGCTGTTCAACATGAGACACACACGTTCTCCATCACAACCT from Solea senegalensis isolate Sse05_10M linkage group LG6, IFAPA_SoseM_1, whole genome shotgun sequence harbors:
- the LOC122770758 gene encoding CDGSH iron-sulfur domain-containing protein 3, mitochondrial-like, with protein sequence MNRSSTLFTAVSSWRRFPVSSASTMQRRLMSSKPVAAARLPKRVKLTGGKRYAWCACGHSQKQPFCDGAHRTLAPDIAPLRFTPDKEGAVMLCACKQTKNAPYCDGSHFKVIFQDVVKSVKGVFK